One Desulfobulbus oligotrophicus DNA segment encodes these proteins:
- the tsf gene encoding translation elongation factor Ts, translating into MKITSQMVKELRDKTNAGMMDCKKALTETAGDLEKAVDLLRQKGLAVAAKRAGRETKEGVVEAYIHAGGKLGVMVEVACETDFVAKTDDFRAFAKNVAMHIAAANPIAVSREGVPEDLLQRETDIYTNQALESGKPQQIVEKIVAGKVEKYLAEICLLEQKYIKDPDLSIQDLLNELVAKMGENISIRKFARFHIG; encoded by the coding sequence GTGAAGATAACAAGCCAGATGGTAAAAGAGCTGCGCGATAAGACAAATGCCGGCATGATGGATTGTAAGAAGGCTTTAACGGAAACTGCAGGTGATCTGGAGAAAGCTGTTGATCTGTTACGGCAAAAAGGACTGGCAGTTGCCGCAAAACGTGCCGGCCGCGAAACTAAAGAAGGTGTGGTAGAGGCGTATATCCATGCCGGTGGCAAGCTCGGGGTCATGGTTGAAGTTGCCTGCGAGACAGATTTTGTAGCGAAAACAGATGATTTCAGAGCATTTGCAAAAAATGTTGCCATGCACATTGCCGCGGCAAATCCTATTGCCGTGAGTCGTGAGGGGGTTCCTGAGGACCTTTTGCAACGTGAGACTGATATTTATACCAATCAGGCGCTTGAATCCGGCAAGCCTCAACAGATTGTAGAGAAAATTGTTGCCGGGAAAGTCGAGAAGTACCTTGCTGAAATCTGTTTACTCGAACAAAAATATATTAAAGATCCCGATCTGTCTATTCAGGATTTACTGAATGAACTGGTTGCCAAGATGGGAGAAAATATCTCGATCAGAAAATTTGCCCGTTTCCATATTGGTTGA
- the frr gene encoding ribosome recycling factor, translated as MSNVIIPQLQEKMSASVDALKRELVKIRTGRASLSLLDGIKVNAYGSQMAMDQVGSMTIPENNMIVIKPWDPQLLPGIEKAILASDLGLTPQSDGNVVRLIIPALTGERRKELVKQVKKVGEEYKIAVRNVRRDAIDTLKKMKKDKDLSEDEVFRLQEEAQKQTDTFISQIDEIVAGKEKEVLAVG; from the coding sequence ATGTCAAACGTGATTATACCGCAACTGCAAGAGAAGATGTCGGCAAGTGTCGATGCCTTGAAGCGTGAACTTGTTAAAATTCGAACGGGGCGAGCGTCACTTTCGTTGCTCGACGGCATTAAAGTGAACGCCTACGGCTCGCAGATGGCCATGGATCAGGTCGGATCCATGACCATCCCGGAAAATAATATGATTGTCATTAAACCTTGGGATCCACAACTGCTGCCGGGTATTGAAAAGGCGATTCTTGCCTCAGACTTAGGCCTGACGCCGCAAAGTGATGGCAATGTTGTTCGTCTGATTATTCCTGCCCTCACCGGTGAACGTCGTAAAGAGCTGGTCAAACAGGTGAAGAAAGTCGGTGAAGAGTATAAAATTGCTGTCCGCAACGTGCGCCGTGATGCCATTGATACCTTGAAAAAAATGAAAAAAGACAAGGACCTTTCTGAAGACGAGGTGTTTCGGCTGCAGGAAGAAGCGCAAAAACAGACCGATACATTTATATCGCAGATCGATGAGATTGTCGCGGGGAAAGAAAAAGAAGTTCTCGCGGTTGGTTAA
- a CDS encoding DNA-directed RNA polymerase subunit alpha: MEQHMRDDNPFYNNWHMLIAPEKIEVDEKSLTSCFGKFVCQPLERGFAVTIGNSLRRIMLSSIRGAAITSVRLDNAMHEFTTIDGVHEDVSEIILNLKQIRLQLLGPEARIVSIEKVGPGPVVAGDIAGSGYVEVLNPAQKICTVTGDTTFRAELEVQWGKGYVAAEMNKQEGQPIGVIPIDSAFSPIVRVQYDVSQARVGQQTDYDRLTMEIETDGSVQPQDALAYAAKILKEQMTIFINFNEEDVKAPVDLEKGKDEKSYPPFLDKNVEDLELSVRSANCLKNAQIQYIGQLVAKTDAEMLKTKNFGRKSLNEIKTLLAEHNLTLGMKFDDWTPPEKREEIVEE, from the coding sequence ATGGAACAACACATGCGGGATGATAATCCTTTTTATAATAACTGGCACATGCTCATCGCCCCCGAGAAAATCGAGGTCGATGAAAAATCACTTACCTCCTGTTTTGGGAAATTTGTCTGCCAGCCGCTTGAGAGAGGTTTTGCTGTCACGATTGGTAACTCACTGCGTCGGATAATGCTCTCTTCCATACGTGGAGCAGCCATCACTTCGGTACGTCTTGACAATGCGATGCACGAGTTTACCACGATTGATGGGGTCCATGAGGATGTCTCTGAAATCATTCTCAACCTAAAGCAGATACGCTTACAGTTGCTTGGCCCTGAAGCGCGTATTGTCTCCATTGAAAAGGTGGGCCCAGGCCCGGTTGTAGCCGGGGATATTGCAGGCAGCGGATATGTTGAGGTGTTAAATCCCGCACAAAAAATCTGTACAGTAACCGGGGATACCACTTTTCGAGCGGAGCTTGAAGTGCAATGGGGTAAGGGGTATGTAGCTGCTGAGATGAATAAGCAAGAAGGGCAGCCCATAGGTGTAATACCTATAGATTCCGCTTTTTCACCTATTGTACGTGTCCAATATGATGTAAGTCAGGCACGTGTCGGACAGCAGACCGACTATGATCGTTTAACAATGGAAATCGAGACCGATGGCAGTGTTCAGCCGCAAGACGCTTTGGCATATGCAGCTAAAATACTGAAAGAACAGATGACCATCTTTATTAATTTTAATGAAGAGGATGTTAAAGCCCCGGTCGACCTGGAAAAGGGAAAAGATGAAAAATCTTATCCGCCGTTTCTCGATAAAAATGTGGAAGATCTTGAGCTTTCAGTCCGTTCAGCAAATTGTTTGAAAAATGCCCAGATTCAGTACATTGGGCAATTGGTAGCAAAAACAGATGCCGAAATGCTGAAGACCAAAAACTTTGGTCGTAAATCTCTCAATGAGATAAAAACGTTGCTTGCAGAGCATAATCTGACTTTGGGCATGAAGTTTGACGATTGGACTCCGCCTGAGAAGCGAGAGGAGATCGTCGAAGAGTAA
- a CDS encoding isoprenyl transferase: protein MPISIPRHVAIIMDGNGRWAEERHRPRLFGHKAGVDSVREIVETAREIGISVLTLYAFSTENWNRPHNEVKGLMALLRNYLQAELRTMLQNDIQLRCLGEQEQLPDDVGHILQQTITETSVCQGMILNLALSYGGRNELVHAVQSIVQKCQEGLLDRHTVSESTINDHLFTAGLPDPDLLIRTGGEHRLSNFLLWQASYTELYFTDTRWPDFKRKEFLQALQVFHHRQRRYGRTGAQVAGE from the coding sequence TTGCCCATATCTATCCCCCGCCATGTTGCCATTATTATGGATGGTAACGGACGTTGGGCGGAAGAACGTCATCGACCACGACTGTTTGGTCACAAAGCCGGTGTTGACTCTGTCCGTGAGATCGTAGAAACCGCGCGAGAGATTGGGATATCCGTTCTCACCCTGTATGCCTTTTCTACAGAAAACTGGAATCGCCCTCATAACGAAGTCAAGGGGTTGATGGCTTTGCTGAGGAATTATCTGCAGGCGGAACTCAGGACCATGCTGCAGAATGATATCCAGTTGCGCTGTCTGGGCGAACAGGAGCAACTGCCGGACGATGTCGGTCATATCCTGCAGCAGACTATTACCGAAACCAGCGTCTGCCAGGGCATGATCCTCAATCTTGCCTTGAGTTACGGGGGGCGTAACGAACTGGTACATGCGGTTCAGAGCATCGTTCAAAAGTGTCAGGAAGGTCTGCTGGACCGGCACACGGTATCGGAAAGCACCATCAACGACCATCTGTTCACCGCAGGACTTCCTGATCCTGATCTTCTCATACGAACAGGAGGTGAACATCGCCTGTCGAATTTTCTGCTCTGGCAAGCCTCCTATACTGAACTGTACTTTACCGATACCCGCTGGCCTGATTTTAAACGCAAGGAGTTTTTACAGGCTCTGCAGGTCTTCCATCACAGGCAGCGCCGATATGGCCGAACCGGTGCGCAAGTCGCAGGGGAGTAA
- the rpsD gene encoding 30S ribosomal protein S4: MAKYTGASCRLCRRENLKMFLKGDRCYSDKCSFERRSFGPGQHGQNRFRKVSDYAMQLREKQKVKQTYGMLEAQFLRFFKNADRAKGVSGENLLVLLERRLDNAVYRAGFASSRAQARQMVRHNLFNVNAQKVDVPSFLVKPGDVIALKESRQKHPLIIDNLEGAARRGVPTWLELDQAKFQCSVKAMPNRDEITMPIQERLIVELCSK, from the coding sequence TTGGCTAAATATACTGGAGCTTCGTGCAGGTTGTGCCGGCGCGAAAATTTGAAGATGTTCTTGAAGGGTGATCGGTGTTATTCCGACAAATGCTCTTTTGAGCGTCGATCCTTTGGTCCGGGGCAGCATGGGCAAAATCGATTTCGTAAGGTGTCAGACTATGCCATGCAGTTGCGCGAAAAGCAGAAAGTCAAGCAAACATACGGGATGCTGGAAGCGCAATTTCTTCGTTTTTTCAAGAATGCCGATAGAGCCAAAGGGGTATCAGGGGAGAATTTACTCGTCCTGTTGGAGAGAAGGCTGGACAATGCTGTTTACCGGGCTGGATTTGCCAGTTCACGGGCACAAGCGCGGCAGATGGTTCGACATAACCTCTTTAATGTTAATGCTCAAAAGGTTGATGTCCCTTCGTTTCTTGTTAAACCCGGAGATGTCATCGCTCTGAAGGAAAGCAGGCAAAAACACCCGCTTATCATCGATAACCTTGAAGGTGCTGCTCGCAGAGGGGTGCCGACCTGGTTAGAATTAGATCAAGCAAAGTTTCAATGTTCTGTTAAAGCAATGCCTAACCGTGATGAAATAACGATGCCAATTCAGGAACGACTCATAGTAGAGTTGTGTTCCAAGTAA
- a CDS encoding YkgJ family cysteine cluster protein codes for MADHPCLPSDRTQLDERPFHFHCHPQVSCFLVCCYNVDLLLYPFDVILLKNSLGIHSEDFLQKHVIVCAGSHSYFPGIQLKMTEDTSRACPFLAVNGCRVYRSRPSACRTYPLERGVERLPGTQKLRAHYFLTHHPYCKGHQESRTYTVEQWEREQMLHECNAYNDRWAELDAFFATNPWAGEGHAGPYQQLAFMVCYNIDGFRGYTEQHRLLNAFKLSKNERRRIQNDDGALLLFGFDWLETILGGQTRLSRK; via the coding sequence ATGGCCGACCACCCATGCCTGCCCTCTGATCGTACACAGCTCGACGAAAGACCTTTTCACTTTCATTGTCATCCACAAGTCAGTTGTTTTCTTGTTTGCTGCTATAACGTTGATTTGCTCCTTTATCCTTTTGATGTGATCCTGTTAAAAAATTCTCTGGGCATTCATTCTGAGGATTTTCTTCAAAAACACGTCATCGTGTGTGCAGGAAGTCATTCTTATTTCCCGGGAATACAATTAAAGATGACTGAAGATACGTCACGTGCCTGTCCTTTTCTTGCAGTGAACGGATGCCGTGTGTATCGTAGCCGTCCTTCCGCTTGCCGTACCTATCCTTTGGAAAGAGGTGTTGAACGGCTCCCCGGCACTCAAAAACTTCGGGCACATTATTTTTTAACCCACCATCCATACTGTAAAGGGCATCAGGAGTCGCGTACGTATACAGTTGAGCAGTGGGAGCGTGAGCAGATGCTCCACGAGTGCAATGCATACAATGATCGCTGGGCAGAACTGGACGCGTTTTTTGCCACAAATCCCTGGGCCGGTGAGGGACATGCCGGTCCATACCAGCAGTTGGCCTTTATGGTGTGTTATAATATTGATGGCTTTCGAGGATATACTGAACAGCATCGACTGCTCAATGCTTTTAAACTATCCAAAAATGAACGGCGACGTATTCAAAACGATGACGGGGCGTTACTGTTGTTCGGTTTTGACTGGCTGGAAACTATCCTGGGTGGTCAAACCAGATTAAGCAGAAAATAG
- a CDS encoding phosphatidate cytidylyltransferase: protein MNRVIPGAFMVAGWLLLLFWGTAEFFWGVAIAGTVVALIEFFRMVLPKLTGMPLYLSVSCCQLPVFATFYGRGDVVLAGVMASLLAVVALALHRFGRVNDTLDYMTACGLAILYVALCLAHIVLIRHLPDGAFWLTMLVGIVAGSDTGAYYAGRAFGRRKLFPIISPKKTVAGVVGGMFAGVIAAEVISLLFSKNVNPFILAVVAMGLIAIGIAGDLTESMIKRSVGVKDSGTILFGHGGILDRLDSLLLASPVLYYLLHFGILS, encoded by the coding sequence ATGAACCGTGTCATCCCTGGTGCCTTCATGGTGGCGGGTTGGCTTTTACTCCTTTTTTGGGGGACTGCCGAATTTTTTTGGGGAGTTGCCATTGCAGGTACTGTTGTAGCGCTCATCGAGTTTTTTCGGATGGTTCTGCCGAAGTTAACCGGCATGCCACTCTATCTATCCGTCAGCTGCTGTCAATTGCCGGTATTTGCAACCTTTTATGGAAGAGGTGATGTTGTGCTGGCGGGGGTCATGGCCAGCCTGCTGGCTGTTGTCGCCCTTGCTCTGCACCGGTTTGGAAGGGTGAATGATACTCTTGACTATATGACAGCCTGTGGTCTTGCTATACTCTATGTTGCCCTTTGTCTTGCTCATATCGTGCTGATTCGCCACTTACCGGACGGTGCATTCTGGTTGACCATGCTCGTCGGTATTGTTGCCGGTTCAGACACAGGTGCCTACTATGCAGGCCGAGCCTTTGGCCGGCGTAAACTCTTCCCCATAATCAGCCCCAAAAAAACCGTGGCCGGTGTTGTTGGTGGGATGTTTGCAGGGGTGATTGCGGCTGAGGTTATCAGCCTGTTGTTCTCTAAAAACGTGAACCCCTTCATCCTGGCTGTCGTGGCGATGGGGCTTATAGCAATCGGTATTGCTGGTGATCTGACAGAATCGATGATCAAACGATCGGTCGGAGTCAAAGATTCGGGTACCATTCTTTTCGGCCATGGCGGCATCCTTGATCGACTCGACAGTCTGTTACTTGCAAGTCCTGTGCTGTATTATCTGCTCCACTTCGGCATTCTTTCATGA
- the rpsK gene encoding 30S ribosomal protein S11, which yields MAKAGKASVKTKKKEKKNVPEGIVFIYSTFNNTVITVSDRQGNTLSWASAGVLGFKGSRKSTPFAAQNALNDAVAKAKEHGLRKVEVYVKGPGPGRESALRALTTVDLDVTRIIDVTPLPHNGCKPPKRRRV from the coding sequence ATGGCAAAAGCTGGCAAGGCGAGCGTTAAAACAAAGAAGAAAGAAAAGAAAAATGTCCCTGAGGGGATCGTGTTTATCTATTCCACCTTTAATAATACCGTCATAACAGTGTCTGATCGGCAGGGGAATACCCTCTCGTGGGCGAGCGCCGGTGTTCTTGGGTTCAAGGGATCCCGAAAGTCGACTCCTTTCGCAGCACAGAATGCTCTGAATGACGCTGTTGCCAAGGCAAAGGAACATGGACTGCGTAAGGTCGAGGTCTATGTCAAGGGTCCAGGCCCCGGACGGGAGTCCGCTTTGAGAGCGCTTACCACAGTTGATCTGGATGTTACCCGTATCATTGACGTTACACCTCTTCCGCACAACGGCTGTAAGCCTCCAAAAAGAAGGAGAGTTTAA
- the rpsM gene encoding 30S ribosomal protein S13, translating into MARIAGVDLPRNKHMDRALTYIYGIGLTSARQILDKADLPYQMNSDDLSADDINRVRIVIENEYLVEGDRRREVSMDIKRLMDLGCYRGRRHRRGLPVNGQRTKTNARTRKGPRRGAAIRKK; encoded by the coding sequence TTGGCACGTATAGCTGGGGTAGACTTACCAAGAAATAAGCACATGGATCGGGCCTTGACATACATCTATGGTATAGGTCTGACATCGGCCCGTCAGATTCTTGACAAGGCCGATCTGCCATATCAAATGAACAGTGATGATTTAAGTGCCGATGATATCAACCGGGTACGTATTGTAATTGAGAACGAATACTTGGTTGAGGGCGATAGGCGACGTGAAGTGTCGATGGATATAAAACGCCTGATGGATCTAGGGTGTTATCGGGGGAGACGACACCGAAGAGGTTTGCCGGTTAATGGGCAGAGAACCAAGACAAATGCACGTACACGAAAAGGTCCTCGCAGGGGCGCTGCGATCCGTAAAAAATAA
- the pyrH gene encoding UMP kinase: MKFKRVLLKISGEALMGEGSYGISPEVIRFLSQEIQALYNLKIELGLVVGAGNIFRGVAGAASGMDRSSADNMGMLGTVMNSLAVQDGLESLGIPAKVMSAITMLNVCEPYERLKAIEHLERKRIVIFAAGTGNPYFTTDTAAVLRALEIKADVIMKATRVDGVYDRDPEKDPGAIRYHTLTFSTVLRDDLRIMDAAGISLARDNDLPIFVFNMTEPGNIVRAVIGEDVGTLITN, translated from the coding sequence ATGAAATTTAAGCGGGTACTCCTTAAGATCAGCGGTGAGGCGTTGATGGGAGAGGGCTCCTATGGTATCAGCCCTGAAGTAATCAGGTTTTTATCTCAGGAAATACAGGCACTGTACAATCTTAAAATCGAGCTTGGCCTGGTGGTGGGAGCGGGGAACATCTTTCGTGGAGTTGCCGGAGCTGCGAGTGGAATGGATCGAAGCTCAGCAGATAACATGGGAATGCTTGGCACAGTCATGAACTCTTTAGCCGTTCAGGACGGCCTGGAAAGTCTTGGCATCCCTGCTAAAGTTATGTCGGCAATTACTATGTTGAACGTCTGTGAGCCGTATGAACGGCTTAAAGCAATAGAACATCTTGAACGTAAGCGTATCGTGATTTTCGCCGCCGGAACCGGCAACCCTTATTTTACAACAGATACAGCTGCAGTCCTTCGGGCACTTGAGATTAAAGCCGATGTGATCATGAAAGCCACACGGGTCGACGGAGTGTATGATCGTGATCCTGAAAAAGATCCCGGAGCGATACGCTATCACACCCTCACCTTTTCCACCGTACTTCGAGACGATCTTCGGATTATGGATGCTGCAGGCATTTCCCTTGCCCGTGATAATGATTTACCGATTTTTGTTTTCAATATGACCGAACCGGGAAATATTGTCAGAGCCGTCATCGGAGAAGATGTCGGCACACTCATTACCAACTGA
- the rpmJ gene encoding 50S ribosomal protein L36: MKVRSSVRKICSGCKIYKRKGVVRVSCVNKKHKQRQG, from the coding sequence ATGAAAGTGCGATCTTCTGTTAGAAAAATATGCAGTGGCTGCAAAATATATAAAAGAAAAGGAGTTGTACGAGTGTCTTGTGTTAACAAGAAACACAAACAACGCCAAGGCTGA
- the rpsB gene encoding 30S ribosomal protein S2 — MAAITMRKMLEAGLHFGHQTRRWNPKMKPYIYGPRNGIYIINLDITMKLFRKAYSSMVDIVENGGSVLFVCTKRQGQAIIKEEADRCGMHYINHRWLGGMLTNFQTIKHSVERLKKIESMQEDGSINLFPKKEILQMEKERVKLDRNIGGIKNMRSLPSALFVIDPKKEQIAIDEANKLGIPVIALTDTNCDPDGINFVIPGNDDAIRAIKLMTTMMAEAVNEGKARRGEETEASVDELEEAMAAGPGEELAAEMDEE; from the coding sequence ATGGCAGCAATCACAATGCGGAAGATGCTTGAGGCGGGCCTTCATTTTGGTCACCAGACCAGACGCTGGAACCCTAAAATGAAACCCTATATCTATGGCCCCCGCAACGGCATATATATTATTAATCTGGATATCACTATGAAACTGTTCAGGAAAGCATACAGTTCAATGGTGGATATTGTAGAAAATGGTGGGTCGGTTCTTTTTGTCTGCACCAAGAGACAGGGGCAGGCAATTATTAAAGAAGAGGCCGACCGTTGTGGCATGCATTATATCAACCACCGCTGGCTTGGCGGGATGTTGACAAATTTCCAGACCATTAAGCACTCTGTGGAACGACTGAAAAAAATTGAATCAATGCAGGAAGATGGGTCCATTAATTTGTTCCCGAAAAAGGAAATTCTGCAGATGGAAAAGGAGCGGGTCAAGCTTGATCGAAACATCGGTGGAATAAAGAATATGCGCAGTCTGCCGAGTGCACTTTTTGTTATTGATCCCAAAAAGGAACAAATTGCAATTGACGAAGCCAATAAATTGGGAATTCCTGTGATTGCTCTGACCGATACAAACTGTGATCCCGATGGGATTAATTTTGTTATTCCTGGCAATGATGATGCGATCAGGGCAATCAAGCTGATGACTACAATGATGGCCGAGGCGGTGAACGAGGGCAAAGCTCGACGCGGCGAGGAGACAGAGGCCAGTGTTGATGAGCTTGAGGAGGCGATGGCCGCTGGACCGGGAGAAGAGTTGGCAGCAGAAATGGACGAGGAGTAA
- the infA gene encoding translation initiation factor IF-1: MAKEEAIEVEGTIIEPLPNAMFQVELDNGHRVLAHISGKMRMHYIKILPGDRVTVELSPYDLTRGRVTFRAKGGKGKSK, from the coding sequence ATGGCCAAAGAAGAAGCCATAGAAGTCGAAGGTACCATCATAGAGCCCTTGCCAAACGCTATGTTCCAGGTTGAACTAGATAACGGACATAGAGTTTTGGCACATATTTCGGGAAAGATGCGGATGCACTATATTAAAATTCTTCCCGGAGACAGGGTGACGGTAGAACTTTCCCCTTATGATTTAACGAGAGGTAGGGTTACTTTCCGAGCAAAGGGCGGAAAGGGAAAAAGTAAATAG
- the rplQ gene encoding 50S ribosomal protein L17 encodes MRHRKAGRRLGRTTSHREAMLRNMVTSLLDEERIVTTVAKAKEARRIADQMITLGKRGDLHARRQAMAYIRSKEVVAKLFDQLGTLYADRNGGYTRIIRTGNRLGDAAPMVILELVEYKDEAKVAVS; translated from the coding sequence ATGAGACACAGAAAAGCTGGCCGACGGCTGGGACGCACCACTTCACATCGTGAAGCCATGTTAAGGAATATGGTGACATCGTTGCTTGATGAAGAGCGTATTGTGACAACAGTAGCAAAGGCCAAGGAGGCGCGACGTATAGCAGATCAGATGATAACCCTGGGCAAACGCGGGGATCTGCATGCTCGCAGGCAGGCAATGGCGTATATACGTTCGAAAGAAGTTGTTGCAAAACTGTTTGATCAATTAGGAACTTTGTACGCGGACAGGAATGGCGGATACACGCGCATAATTCGGACAGGTAACCGCTTAGGAGATGCTGCCCCCATGGTTATCCTTGAATTGGTTGAGTATAAAGACGAAGCAAAGGTTGCCGTCTCCTGA